One genomic region from Camelus bactrianus isolate YW-2024 breed Bactrian camel chromosome 3, ASM4877302v1, whole genome shotgun sequence encodes:
- the PCDH12 gene encoding protocadherin-12 isoform X2 produces the protein MMRLLPLLLGLLGPGGYLFLSGDGQEVATLTVKYQVSEEVPPGTVIGKLSRELGREERPRRVGATFQILQLPQELPIQVNPEDGLLSTGRRLDREQLCRQQDPCLVSFDVLATGDLALIHVEIQVLDINDHQPQFPKGEQELEISESASLRTRIPLDRALDPDTGPNTLHSYTLSPSEHFALDVIVGPDETKHAELVVVKELDREIHSFFDLVLTAYDNGKPPKSGTSLVKVNVLDSNDNSPVFAESSLALEIQEDAAPGTLLINLTATDPDQGPNGEVEFFLSKHVPPEVLDTFSVDAKTGQVILRQPLDYEKNPAYEVDVQARDLGPNPIPAHCKILIKVLDVNDNVPSIHITWASQPSLVSEALPKDSFIALIMANDLDSGNNGLVYCWLSQELGHFRLKRTNGNTYMLLTNATLDREQWPKYTLTLLAQDQGPQPLSAKQQLSIQISDANDNAPVFEKSRYQVSTRENNLPSLHLITVKAHDADLGFNGKISYRIQDSPVSHLVAIDSDTGEVTAQRSLDYEQMASFEFLVIAEDRGQPQLASSVSVWVSLLDANDNAPEVIHPILSDGKASLSVLVNASTGHLLVPIETPNGLGPAGPDTSPQATPSSWPFLLTTIVARDADSGANGELLYSIESGNEAHLFVLSSHLGQLFINITNASSLIGSEWELEIVVEDCGSPSLQTRALLRVLFVTSVDHLRNSAREPRALSASMLTVICLVVLLAIFGLILALIMSICRTEKKDNRAYNCREAESTYRHQPKRPQKHIQKADIHLVPMLRGQMDEPGEAGQSPKHVDKETMMEAGWDACLQAPYHLTPTLYRTLRNQGNQGTLAESREVLQDTVNLLFNHPRQRNASRENLNLPEPQPATGQPRSRPLKVTGSPTGRMPGDQGSEEVPLSLSASSATLRRQRNLNSKVAPEKESGPHQILRSLVRLSVAAFAERNPVEELTVDSPPVQTPRSQGVTAGRAGKLPAHVPASVTGTAHHPPSDPQTSEAGGKTIKRKRRH, from the exons ATGATGCGACTTCTGCCACTTCTGCTGGGACTTTTGGGGCCAGGTGGCTACTTGTTCCTTTCAGGGGATGGTCAGGAGGTGGCCACTCTTACTGTGAAATACCAAGTGTCAGAGGAAGTACCACCTGGCACGGTGATAGGAAAGCTGTCTCGGGAACTGGGCCGGGAGGAGAGGCCCAGGCGAGTGGGGGCTACCTTCCAGATCCTGCAGCTGCCTCAGGAGCTCCCCATCCAGGTGAACCCTGAGGACGGCTTGCTGAGTACAGGGAGGCGGCTGGACCGAGAACAGCTTTGCCGGCAGCAGGATCCCTGcctggtttcctttgatgtgcttGCCACAGGGGATTTGGCTCTAATCCACGTGGAGATCCAGGTGCTGGACATCAATGACCACCAGCCACAGTTTCCCAAAGGCGAGCAGGAGCTAGAAATCTCTGAGAGTGCCTCCCTGCGCACCCGGATCCCCTTGGACAGAGCTCTGGACCCAGACACTGGCCCCAATACCCTGCACTCCTACACCCTGTCTCCCAGTGAGCACTTTGCCCTGGATGTCATTGTGGGACCCGATGAAACCAAACACGCGGAACTCGTGGTGGTGAAGGAGTTGGACCGGGAAATCCATTCATTTTTTGACCTGGTGTTAACTGCCTATGACAATGGGAAACCCCCTAAGTCGGGCACCAGCTTAGTCAAGGTCAACGTCCTGGACTCCAATGACAATAGCCCCGTGTTTGCTGAGAGCTCCCTGGCACTAGAAATCCAAGAAGATGCCGCCCCTGGTACTCTCCTCATAAACTTGACCGCCACAGACCCTGACCAAGGCCCCAATGGGGAGGTGGAATTCTTCCTCAGTAAGCACGTGCCTCCAGAGGTGCTGGACACCTTCAGTGTTGATGCCAAGACAGGCCAGGTGATTCTGCGCCAGCCCCTGGACTATGAGAAGAATCCTGCCTATGAGGTGGATGTCCAGGCAAGGGACCTGGGTCCCAATCCCATCCCAGCCCATTGCAAAATTCTCATCAAGGTTCTGGATGTCAATGACAACGTCCCAAGCATCCACATCACGTGGGCCTCCCAGCCATCACTGGTGTCAGAAGCTCTTCCCAAGGACAGTTTCATTGCTCTCATCATGGCAAACGACCTGGACTCGGGAAACAATGGCCTGGTCTACTGTTGGCTGAGCCAAGAGCTGGGCCACTTCAGGCTGAAAAGGACCAATGGCAACACATACATGCTGCTAACCAATGCCACGCTGGACAGAGAGCAGTGGCCCAAATATACCCTCACTCTATTGGCCCAAGACCAAGGACCCCAGCCCTTATCAGCCAAGCAGCAGCTCAGCATTCAGATCAGTGATGCCAATGACAATGCACCTGTGTTTGAGAAGAGCAGGTACCAGGTCTCCACTCGGGAAAACAACCTACCCTCTCTTCACCTCATTACAGTCAAGGCCCATGATGCAGACTTGGGCTTTAATGGGAAAATCTCGTACCGCATCCAGGATTCCCCGGTTTCTCACTTGGTAGCTATTGACTCAGACACTGGAGAGGTCACTGCTCAGAGGTCACTGGACTATGAACAGATGGCCAGCTTTGAGTTCCTGGTGATTGCAGAGGACAGGGGGCAGCCTCAGCTTGCATCCAGTGTCTCTGTGTGGGTCAGCCTTCTGGATGCCAATGATAATGCCCCAGAGGTGATTCACCCCATACTGAGTGATGGAAAAGCTAGCCTCTCGGTGCTTGTAAATGCCTCCACAGGTCACCTGCTGGTGCCCATTGAGACTCCCAATGGCTTGGGTCCAGCAGGCCCCGACACATCACCACAGGCCACCCCTAGCTCCTGGCCATTCCTTTTGACAACCATTGTAGCGAGAGATGCAGACTCGGGGGCAAATGGAGAGCTCCTCTACAGTATTGAGAGTGGGAACGAAGCCCACCTCTTTGTCCTCAGCTCCCACCTGGGGCAGCTTTTCATCAACATCACCAATGCCAGCAGCCTCATTGGGAGTGAGTGGGAACTGGAGATCGTGGTGGAAGACTGTGGCAGCCCCTCCTTGCAGACCCGAGCCCTGCTAAGGGTCTTGTTTGTCACCAGTGTGGACCACTTGAGGAACTCAGCCCGTGAGCCCAGGGCCCTGAGTGCATCCATGCTCACAGTGATTTGCCTGGTCGTACTGCTGGCCATCTTCGGGTTAATCCTGGCTCTGATCATGTCCATCTGCCGGACAGAGAAGAAGGACAACAGGGCCTACAACTGTCGGGAGGCTGAGTCCACCTACCGCCATCAGCCCAAGAGGCCCCAGAAACACATTCAGAAGGCGGACATCCACCTCGTGCCTATGCTCAGGGGCCAGATGGATGAGCCTGGTGAAGCCGGGCAGTCCCCCAAGCATGTGGACAAGGAAACAATGATGGAAGCAGGCTGGGACGCCTGCCTACAGGCCCCCTATCACCTCACGCCGACTCTGTACAGGACCCTGCGTAACCAAGGCAACCAGGGAACGCTGGCCGAGAGCCGAGAGGTGCTACAGGACACTGTCAACCTCCTTTTTAACCATCCCAGGCAGAGGAACGCCTCCCGCGAGAACCTGAACCTTCCTGAGCCCCAGCCTGCCACGGGCCAGCCCCGCTCAAGGCCCCTGAAGGTTACAGGCAGCCCCACAGGGAGGATGCCCGGAGACCAGGGCAGTGAGGAGGTCCCCCTGAGCCTGTCGGCCTCGTCTGCAACCCTGAGACGGCAGAGGAATCTCAACAGCAAAGTGGCCCCAGAGAAAGAGTCAGGGCCCCATCAGATCCTGCGAAGCCTGGTCCGGCTGTCTGTCGCTGCCTTTGCGGAGCGGAACCCGGTAGAGGAGCTCACTGTGGATTCACCTCCTGTTCAG acacccAGGTCCCAGGGTGTTACGGCCGGCCGAGCAGGGAAGCTGCCTGCACACGTCCCTGCCTCCGTCACTGGCACCGCTCACCATCCCCCATCTGATCCACAAACATCTGAAGCTGGAGGAAAGACTATAAAAAGAAAGCGCCGGCATTGA
- the PCDH12 gene encoding protocadherin-12 isoform X1: protein MMRLLPLLLGLLGPGGYLFLSGDGQEVATLTVKYQVSEEVPPGTVIGKLSRELGREERPRRVGATFQILQLPQELPIQVNPEDGLLSTGRRLDREQLCRQQDPCLVSFDVLATGDLALIHVEIQVLDINDHQPQFPKGEQELEISESASLRTRIPLDRALDPDTGPNTLHSYTLSPSEHFALDVIVGPDETKHAELVVVKELDREIHSFFDLVLTAYDNGKPPKSGTSLVKVNVLDSNDNSPVFAESSLALEIQEDAAPGTLLINLTATDPDQGPNGEVEFFLSKHVPPEVLDTFSVDAKTGQVILRQPLDYEKNPAYEVDVQARDLGPNPIPAHCKILIKVLDVNDNVPSIHITWASQPSLVSEALPKDSFIALIMANDLDSGNNGLVYCWLSQELGHFRLKRTNGNTYMLLTNATLDREQWPKYTLTLLAQDQGPQPLSAKQQLSIQISDANDNAPVFEKSRYQVSTRENNLPSLHLITVKAHDADLGFNGKISYRIQDSPVSHLVAIDSDTGEVTAQRSLDYEQMASFEFLVIAEDRGQPQLASSVSVWVSLLDANDNAPEVIHPILSDGKASLSVLVNASTGHLLVPIETPNGLGPAGPDTSPQATPSSWPFLLTTIVARDADSGANGELLYSIESGNEAHLFVLSSHLGQLFINITNASSLIGSEWELEIVVEDCGSPSLQTRALLRVLFVTSVDHLRNSAREPRALSASMLTVICLVVLLAIFGLILALIMSICRTEKKDNRAYNCREAESTYRHQPKRPQKHIQKADIHLVPMLRGQMDEPGEAGQSPKHVDKETMMEAGWDACLQAPYHLTPTLYRTLRNQGNQGTLAESREVLQDTVNLLFNHPRQRNASRENLNLPEPQPATGQPRSRPLKVTGSPTGRMPGDQGSEEVPLSLSASSATLRRQRNLNSKVAPEKESGPHQILRSLVRLSVAAFAERNPVEELTVDSPPVQQISQLLSLLHQGQFQPKPNHRGNKYLAKPGSGRSATPDTDSPGARVGGQTELDQEEGPSDPEEDLSVKQLLEEELSSLLDPNTGLALDRLSVPDPAWMARLSLPLATNYRDNVSSPDAAASEEPRTFQTFGKSPGPELSPTGTRLASTFLSEMSSLLEMLLEQRSAVPVEAASEALRRLSVCGRTLSLDLATSGASGSEVPGGPGGKKGAEGRTSSGGSSSSSRGLWIQEPGAPGDVRKPRP from the exons ATGATGCGACTTCTGCCACTTCTGCTGGGACTTTTGGGGCCAGGTGGCTACTTGTTCCTTTCAGGGGATGGTCAGGAGGTGGCCACTCTTACTGTGAAATACCAAGTGTCAGAGGAAGTACCACCTGGCACGGTGATAGGAAAGCTGTCTCGGGAACTGGGCCGGGAGGAGAGGCCCAGGCGAGTGGGGGCTACCTTCCAGATCCTGCAGCTGCCTCAGGAGCTCCCCATCCAGGTGAACCCTGAGGACGGCTTGCTGAGTACAGGGAGGCGGCTGGACCGAGAACAGCTTTGCCGGCAGCAGGATCCCTGcctggtttcctttgatgtgcttGCCACAGGGGATTTGGCTCTAATCCACGTGGAGATCCAGGTGCTGGACATCAATGACCACCAGCCACAGTTTCCCAAAGGCGAGCAGGAGCTAGAAATCTCTGAGAGTGCCTCCCTGCGCACCCGGATCCCCTTGGACAGAGCTCTGGACCCAGACACTGGCCCCAATACCCTGCACTCCTACACCCTGTCTCCCAGTGAGCACTTTGCCCTGGATGTCATTGTGGGACCCGATGAAACCAAACACGCGGAACTCGTGGTGGTGAAGGAGTTGGACCGGGAAATCCATTCATTTTTTGACCTGGTGTTAACTGCCTATGACAATGGGAAACCCCCTAAGTCGGGCACCAGCTTAGTCAAGGTCAACGTCCTGGACTCCAATGACAATAGCCCCGTGTTTGCTGAGAGCTCCCTGGCACTAGAAATCCAAGAAGATGCCGCCCCTGGTACTCTCCTCATAAACTTGACCGCCACAGACCCTGACCAAGGCCCCAATGGGGAGGTGGAATTCTTCCTCAGTAAGCACGTGCCTCCAGAGGTGCTGGACACCTTCAGTGTTGATGCCAAGACAGGCCAGGTGATTCTGCGCCAGCCCCTGGACTATGAGAAGAATCCTGCCTATGAGGTGGATGTCCAGGCAAGGGACCTGGGTCCCAATCCCATCCCAGCCCATTGCAAAATTCTCATCAAGGTTCTGGATGTCAATGACAACGTCCCAAGCATCCACATCACGTGGGCCTCCCAGCCATCACTGGTGTCAGAAGCTCTTCCCAAGGACAGTTTCATTGCTCTCATCATGGCAAACGACCTGGACTCGGGAAACAATGGCCTGGTCTACTGTTGGCTGAGCCAAGAGCTGGGCCACTTCAGGCTGAAAAGGACCAATGGCAACACATACATGCTGCTAACCAATGCCACGCTGGACAGAGAGCAGTGGCCCAAATATACCCTCACTCTATTGGCCCAAGACCAAGGACCCCAGCCCTTATCAGCCAAGCAGCAGCTCAGCATTCAGATCAGTGATGCCAATGACAATGCACCTGTGTTTGAGAAGAGCAGGTACCAGGTCTCCACTCGGGAAAACAACCTACCCTCTCTTCACCTCATTACAGTCAAGGCCCATGATGCAGACTTGGGCTTTAATGGGAAAATCTCGTACCGCATCCAGGATTCCCCGGTTTCTCACTTGGTAGCTATTGACTCAGACACTGGAGAGGTCACTGCTCAGAGGTCACTGGACTATGAACAGATGGCCAGCTTTGAGTTCCTGGTGATTGCAGAGGACAGGGGGCAGCCTCAGCTTGCATCCAGTGTCTCTGTGTGGGTCAGCCTTCTGGATGCCAATGATAATGCCCCAGAGGTGATTCACCCCATACTGAGTGATGGAAAAGCTAGCCTCTCGGTGCTTGTAAATGCCTCCACAGGTCACCTGCTGGTGCCCATTGAGACTCCCAATGGCTTGGGTCCAGCAGGCCCCGACACATCACCACAGGCCACCCCTAGCTCCTGGCCATTCCTTTTGACAACCATTGTAGCGAGAGATGCAGACTCGGGGGCAAATGGAGAGCTCCTCTACAGTATTGAGAGTGGGAACGAAGCCCACCTCTTTGTCCTCAGCTCCCACCTGGGGCAGCTTTTCATCAACATCACCAATGCCAGCAGCCTCATTGGGAGTGAGTGGGAACTGGAGATCGTGGTGGAAGACTGTGGCAGCCCCTCCTTGCAGACCCGAGCCCTGCTAAGGGTCTTGTTTGTCACCAGTGTGGACCACTTGAGGAACTCAGCCCGTGAGCCCAGGGCCCTGAGTGCATCCATGCTCACAGTGATTTGCCTGGTCGTACTGCTGGCCATCTTCGGGTTAATCCTGGCTCTGATCATGTCCATCTGCCGGACAGAGAAGAAGGACAACAGGGCCTACAACTGTCGGGAGGCTGAGTCCACCTACCGCCATCAGCCCAAGAGGCCCCAGAAACACATTCAGAAGGCGGACATCCACCTCGTGCCTATGCTCAGGGGCCAGATGGATGAGCCTGGTGAAGCCGGGCAGTCCCCCAAGCATGTGGACAAGGAAACAATGATGGAAGCAGGCTGGGACGCCTGCCTACAGGCCCCCTATCACCTCACGCCGACTCTGTACAGGACCCTGCGTAACCAAGGCAACCAGGGAACGCTGGCCGAGAGCCGAGAGGTGCTACAGGACACTGTCAACCTCCTTTTTAACCATCCCAGGCAGAGGAACGCCTCCCGCGAGAACCTGAACCTTCCTGAGCCCCAGCCTGCCACGGGCCAGCCCCGCTCAAGGCCCCTGAAGGTTACAGGCAGCCCCACAGGGAGGATGCCCGGAGACCAGGGCAGTGAGGAGGTCCCCCTGAGCCTGTCGGCCTCGTCTGCAACCCTGAGACGGCAGAGGAATCTCAACAGCAAAGTGGCCCCAGAGAAAGAGTCAGGGCCCCATCAGATCCTGCGAAGCCTGGTCCGGCTGTCTGTCGCTGCCTTTGCGGAGCGGAACCCGGTAGAGGAGCTCACTGTGGATTCACCTCCTGTTCAG CAAATCTCCCAGCTGCTGTCCTTGCTGCATCAGGGccaattccagcccaaaccaaACCACCGGGGAAATAAGTACTTGGCCAAGCCTGGCAGCGGCAG GAGCGCCACCCCAGACACAGATAGCCCAGGTGCCAGAGTTGGTGGTCAGACAGAACTGGATCAGGAGGAAGGGCCCTCGGACCCCGAAGAGGACCTCTCTGTGAAGCAGCTGCTAGAAGAAGAGCTGTCGAGCCTGCTGGACCCCAACACAG gcCTGGCCCTGGACCGGCTGAGCGTCCCCGACCCGGCCTGGATGGCCAGGCTCTCTTTGCCCCTCGCCACCAACTACCGTGACAACGTGTCCTCCCCGGACGCTGCGGCCTCGGAGGAGCCCAGGACCTTCCAGACGTTCGGCAAGTCTCCGGGGCCCGAGCTGAGCCCGACGGGCACGCGGCTGGCCAGCACCTTCCTGTCGGAGATGAGCTCGCTGTTGGAGATGCTGCTGGAGCAGCGCTCAGCGGTGCCGGTGGAGGCCGCCTCCGAGGCGCTGCGGCGGCTCTCCGTCTGCGGAAGGACCCTCAGTCTAGACCTGGCCACCAGCGGGGCCTCTGGCTCTGAAGTGCCCGGGGGCCCAGGTGGAAAGAAGGGGGCCGAGGGCAGGACCAGCAgcggtggcagcagcagcagcagcaggggccTGTGGATCCAGGAACCAGGGGCCCCGGGAGATGTTAGGAAGCCCAGGCCCTGA